The Capra hircus breed San Clemente chromosome 25, ASM170441v1, whole genome shotgun sequence nucleotide sequence TCGTGGGCAATGCGCACGCGCGCGCAGGGCACGGCCGCGGACGTGAGGCTTGCGGGGCGCGTGCGCAGCAGAGCTGTTGGGTGGTGCTACTGCTGCGGCGGTGCTCACCGGGTTCGTGTTCCCGGCATGGGCATTTCGCTGTCTTCGCTGCTGACTGTGCTGTCGCTCTTCTCCGGCCGGTGGCTCGAACTAGGTCAGTGTGCTGGCCTGCCCGACTGTcccaggaggcaggaggaaaagggtggGGCGCTCGGCCACCGCGGCTGGCAGCGCCTACCTCCCAGGGGCGGCCAACTGGGCGAGGGGATTAACAGCTCATATCGttgtatttcactttttttttttttacttttaatttattctGGAATCTTTTGagcataaaaaaattaataaaacaagctTCTCccgcccgccccacccccaccccccacgtaCCTGTTTCCCAGCTTAAACAGTTGCCAGTTTTAATCTGGCTTGTTTGGAACCCCTTCCATTTTTCCATTCCTCTGGGAGGTTTAGTTTGGAGTGAATTGAGGCACGATACAGTTTTATTCGTAATTATTTAGTTTGAATagccaaaaagacaagaaatcacacacacacacacacacgtatcacTAACTCTCCCACATAGAAAATTAACAATACTCCGTAATGTCATTAAACATCCAGTTAGTGTTCAAATTCATCTGCTCTGTTCTTAAATTATAGTTTACTTGTTGAATTAAtgtcaaaataaaattcaaatattattCTTGTGTGTTGTTTCTTAGTTCTCTTTTAGTCTGAGAATTTCCTGCTTGCTCTCTTCCACCCTCCAGCCTCCCTTAAAGTTAATGAAATCATTAGTGTGTGTCAAAATGAGATCCAGAAAAGGGCCAAAGATAAGATTCTGGGGAACATGAAAACATGTGGACTCTGCTTTTAGGGAACTTACAGTACTTAGACATCTTTAGGTAAAAACACAACAAAGTAGTACATCAGTGGCCTTTAGGGTCTTGGTTTCTTCCTGTCAAATGAGGGAGTTGAAATAAAAATCCTTTtaattctatgatttttttttgaggtatTCAAACAGCAAATATGAGAGAGTTCATTCGATTATTTGATGATAATTTTTGTGTACTTGTGCTAGGTGCCAGGTATAACCTGGGAAAACAGAtgtagttcttttctttcttaagtaATGGAGAAGAGGCAAAGAAACAACATGAGCAGAAGAATGAGTGGAAAGTTGATAGATGTATTTAAGCctatgctgttgtttagtcgctaacttTTGTCGGACTCttgcgactccagggactgtagactacctggctcctctgtccatggaatttcccaggcaagtattctgtagtgggttgccatttccttctccaggggatcttcccaacccaaggatcaaacctgcatctcctgcattggcaggcagattcttaaaatgTTTAGATTTATCTCAGTGGAACAAAGGATTGTCATGTAGAGGGACAGagaggtaaagaaagaaaataaatcatttgttgaaaacctgctaactgctaagtcactttagtcgtgtccaactctgcagccccacagacggcagcccaccaggttcccccgcccgtccctgggattctccaggcaagaacactggagtgggttgccatttccttctccaatgcatgaaagtgaaagtgaagtcgctcagtcatgtccaactcttagcgaccccatggactgcagcctaccaggctcctccgtccatgggattttccaggcaagagtactggagtggggtgccattgccttctctggttgaaAACCTACCATGTGCTAAACATTTCACACATTTTAATATAGCCATGCATTTGAGTTAGTTAGATAATACCCcctttttataaatgaagaaactgaaatccagaagtaatttgcccaaggtcattcaGCAAATTAAGTGACAGAATAAGAATTTAAAGCCAAATTTTTCAACCTCCAGATTTTTTCACTATAGCATTGAGTCTTATATGATCCAAATATTGCcacttgttttatatatattcatgtaatTAATGACCACTCTCTTtttcctcagcaggaaatgggcagACAACCAACATGGTCCAGCTACCAGGTGGGAGATTCCAGATGGGAACCAATTCACCAGACggcagagatggtgaaggacctgTCCGTGAGGTGACGGTAAAACCCTTTGCCATCGACATATTTCCTGTCACCAACAAAGACTTCAGGTACTCCCAGTGTTCTTCCAGGGGAAATAACTCCTGGAAGAGTTATTCTAATAATATTTCACAATATTTAAAAGATTAGCTTGTTCACTATCAGAATATGATCTTTACAAGTGTTATctgcatttttcagatgaggaatctGAAGTCCAAAGAGGTTTACCTCATTTTTCATTAGTGGCCAGTTGGGCCTGTAACTCAGATCCCCTGATTCTTGAGCCAGTGGATTGTCCCATGCACTGGGCATAGCGCTGAGAAATATGGGCAGAAGTCAGACACTCTTCAACAGGGGAGGAGAAATCGAGAGAAGGGTCATAATAGTTGAGAGTTCCTTAAATTCcctttatattgggttggccaaaaagtttggttttaagtaaaaatgacatatttttccGTTTCAACAAGGACGTTATTGAACTAACTGAACAAACTCTTGGCCAACCCATTATtagtaaatggaattatttccagAATCAAACATTTTCATTCCAGCTTAATCTAAGAATTAGATTGTCATGTTGAATGCCTCAATGTCCCCAAAGTGATACATTTTGGCTAGGCTAAAGTAGAAAATGATCCAGCATATGTCAGTAATTTACCTTCAAAGAGTGGAGGGAGGAGTATATAGAAAGGagtggggaaggaagaggagaggatgGGAAGATAAATAAAGCAAATGTGAAAAATGACTTAAATTTTACATTTGTGGATTTAAAAGTTTTCAAGATCAAAACTTGTTGGTGAAAATTgattcaggagactcaggctaaaataaacataaagattGTCAGTAAATTCCTCAGGCCTTCTAACTCATTGGTTCCACCTCTAGGGATTAGTCTTAAAGAATTAAGGTTGTTTAGCTAAAAAGGTGACTTTGTAAATAAATGTTAACAACTTAAGGATCACTTAAATATATTGTATCAATATAACAGAATACTTAGCAGCCTTAAGAAAACCTGTTGTCAAAAAGAGAGTTAAAAAGTGTTGTGAAGAAAGGTTACAAAATACTACACAAGATATGGCCCAGTTTTTTAAACTATGTGTATAGAATGTATATGCATTAAAAAGAACTGGAAGAAGCAATATTGCATGAGGTGATGGATTTTGCTCATGTTTTTGTGATttccaaatgaaaataatgaCGGGAAGAACCTATGAAAGCGATTTAAAAACCCTTGATTGGGGACATCagtggcagtctagtggttaagactctgtgcttccaaggcagggcaCTGGTTCagttcttggtcagggaactgagattctgcatgctgcacagtgtagccaaaataaataaataaataaataagagatgtcatcttaaaaaaaaaaaaaaacaaaacttggttGTGGAGTGAAGAGAGAATATAGACAGTTGTATCTTGGTGTGATAATGGATGattttagttcttttctttttacttacctatgttttctcatttttctataatatgttatatatgctttaaaaaaatatttttaaaaggaaagttattaaaatcaaaggagaaatcacTTCTGATCAGGCTCACACCACATCATGACAGCCATAAATTGCTAGCTAGATAGATGCATTCTTTTATGTTTCAAATGATGACCTTTTAGATGAAATATAATGTCACCCCCAGCAAGCCCCTAAACTTTGCTTAGAATCCATAATCTGTGTTTACCTCTCTGGTGAGAGTCTCAAACCATTCAGATGGTCAGAGGTCAGTAAGTAGCTATTGCTCCCAaatccacctcctcctccattcTCAATACCCCTTTGATGGGTGAACAGTGTCTTCTCATTATCAGAGGGCTGACACCAACCGGGTACTCTCAGTCCAGAGAAAACAATTTGTCTTATCCTGGAAATCTGCATGTTGAAATTGGCTCAGCCATACCAAACTATATGAAAATCCATTCTAAAATCTCAGTAAGtcattaaaataattcatttatttatttggtgacattgggtcttagttgcagcacttggactttctagttgtggctttCAGGTTCAGTAGCTccttggcatgcgggatcttagttttccaaccagggatcgaacccacatcccctgcattgcaaggcagattcttaaccgctggaccacagggaagtccctcagcaaGTCATTTTGATTTGGCTCAATTTCTCTCATCTGTCTGAGGGAGATAGTAAAACCTGTTCTCCCTTCTTCCCATGATTGATGTGAGATTCGGTATGTGATGAAGAGAGACCCACTCCCTGACCTTGAATCTTCTGAGCAGCTTTATTCATTATCTTCAAAAACTGGAGATAACCCAGATGACCTGcagctggtgaatggataaatgaaatctGGTCTATCCATCCAGTGAAATACTACTCaccaataaaaaagaacaaaaactgcccccccccccaaaaaaagggaACAAACTATTGACAATGTCAACAACACGGATGCTTCTTGGAAGCagtatactaagtgaaagaaggcagaccCCAAAACTACATTCTGCAGGATTCAGTTTATGTGAATTGATATTCTGGGAAAGGCAGAACTATAGAGACAAAAAACAGATCAGTGATTGAGGAGGCATCGGGGAATTTTGGGGGGCAGTTAATGGAACTGCTCTGTATCTTGGTTGTGACAATGACTATATGCTTTATCAAAACTCACAAAACTATACCCCAGAAAGTGTGAATTCTCCTGTTTGTGAACTGCACACactgaaacaaattttaaaagaaaatctgctcAGGCTCTCAGGTTAATTCCTTGTAGTTCCTGAGGACTCTATGATGTGTGACTAATAGGATAAGGGTGTATGAGGTTTGCTGGAGcaagagagggtgagggtggagcACAGAAGCCTGTCAGCTAAATTATGAAATCTCTCTTTTTAGGGAGTTTGTCAGGGAGAAAAAGTACCGCACAGAGGCTGAGGTGTTTGGGTGGAGCTTTGTCTTTGAGGACCTTGTCTCTGATGAGCTTAGAAACAAAGCAACCCAGAGAATGCAGGTAAGAGAACCCAGGCTTGCAGCTGGGTTCATGGGAGTGGGACCTGGACCGAGAACCCTATGAGGTCTAGGGGGTCACCTGGGCCACCGTAGAGAATCAAACCTGAGAACCAGAGGCAGGGAAGAAGCCAGAGAGACCCATCCTGGAAGAGTCAGATGAAGTTCACTCTGTGCTGAGGTCCGCATAGAGAGACCCTGTAAGATGCAAATAATCCACAGGGTTCAGGGTACTCCCTGGACCAGCcagagaacccctggagaagccTCCTTCTAAtaagggtggctcagtggtaaagaatccgcctgccaacgcaggagatgagggtttgatccctgatccaggaagatctaaCATGCCAAGGAGTGACTAAGgctgtgtgccccaactactgaagcccatgagccacgGTAAGAGAacccactgcaacaagaagcctgcataaggcaactagagagtggccccgcTCACCCTAGCTAgaggaaagcccgcacagcagcaAACACCCCGCACAgccataaacaaatgaataagtaaaagatCCCAGACACAGCCTCACTTGGACTACCGGAGTCTCAGCCTGAAGTCTCTGCCTCCTGGGTGTCCGTCAGGAAGGTGCCTCGCTGGGTCAGAGCACCTTGTAATTGCGCCCCTTCTTTTTCACAGTCTCTCCTCTGGTGGCTCCCCATGGAAAGGGCAttctggaggcaggtaagggttggttcctctgttttcttccttaCCCCTGCTGACTCTCATTCTGGAAGCCTGGCTTCCCGTGATCCCTTGCGCATCTgggaatactgagttttaaaggATGATGGAGAAATTTCAGGGAAGCAGCCAAGCTGCCCCGTGTGCTCTGCACCGGTCCTTTTACCCTGGCCCATCCCCTTTGTCCCCTTTCTCCCTTTTGTCACTTGTAGTCCTTTCTGTCTCTGGACCTCTCCTCACTCACCAGGCTCTCTCTTCCTACTTCCTTGCTCCATCTAGTGGTAAAAGCTGAACTCAGGCACCCTAAGCCTAGCCTTCCTCAGACTTCCATGAGCTCCCAGAAGCTTGTCTCACTTCATCCTGGCTATTAGCCTGCAGGTCCTGGCTCTGGCATCCGAGAGAAACTGGAGTTCCCAGTGGTACACGTGAGCTGGAATGATGCCCGTGCCTACTGTGCTTGGCGGGGGAAACGGCTGCCcactgaggaagagtgggaatTTGCTGCCCGAGGGGGCTTGAAGGGTATAGAGACGCCAGGGCGAGCTCCCTTGATTCTTTCTCTCCATCCTGCCTTgcatgggggcgggggaggaggggcttCAAAGGGTGGGACGGGCTCACACTCCCTGGAGTAGTGCTTCTTACATTTTGTCATGGATCAATTGTTACTGTTATTTCTAATCTGTCTCAAACCAGTACTTCCATAAAACACCATAAAAATTAATAGCtagaaaatggaatgaaaaaacAGACATACTTTTTTTTAGTTGTTGAAGATTCCACAGACATGTGCCATTTCAGATAAACACAATCAGAACCACATGGcatgaggaaaagaaaagtaTTGCCTGCACTGGATACCTTTTCCATAGCTGTGGAGGGATTAATGTGACAAACTGCTGTTTGTTCATAACTCAGTTATTTTTCAATCCTAACTAAACAAAAAGTTAGAGTGAAATGGCAATTCCCCGTGTTCACTGCCTCTGCACACTCTTTGAATGAGCATCAGCTATACACAGTCAGTATTATTAATGTGGTAAATGAGGTTGCTTGTCCATTGATCCAGTCTTAAGTCCAATGAACAAGTCTCTCAGTGCTTACCCTTGGTTTCTGTACTTACCCCAGCATGAGTGGATAACAGATAGTCTACAGAATGGCACTGGTGCAAACCACACCTAGGACTGTGCTGTCCAGGAACAGATCAGAAGTCAGGGGCTCTGAGTGCAGTTCTATGAGGGCAAGGGAAGGGTGAGATGTCAAAATGAGTCATCTTACTCTTCTTTCTTATCACCTCCTCTTCTTTTCCGTCCCCTCGCTccttctgtgtctttcccttcttccccaaCCCTTtacctctcccctcctctgctgtctccttgcCCTCCTGGCAGGTCAGGTGTATCCCTGGGGAAACAAGTTCCAGCCAAACCGCACCAACCTGTGGCAGGTAAGACAAGTTCCTCGCCCTTATTCTTTTCTCAGGCTGTGGATTGAGACTTGCTGCAGCCTGGGCATGGCATTAGGCCATGGGATTCAGGGGCCTCCATGTTCTAACAGACTGGAAACCTGGTAAAGGGCAAAAGACAGTGTAGTGGGGCTGCGTGGTGAAGATGAGCATTGTGTGCTCAGGAGCACATCCCTGCCTGGGACGGTGGGGGAGTGACTGGACGGTGAACGTGCCATTTGAGCTGGTGGAACTGaagcttgccaggagaaaagTGGAGGAAACACCATGTGTGTCAGCAGTGGGAAAGGGTCCAGTGTGTCCAGAGACATGACAGACTCCAAGGGCTCATGCACAGAGCCACTACCCTCCAATCAAATGAATAAGTTGAACAAATGACCTCAGCAAACACTGGTTACTTGTTCCAGAATCTTGGTGGTAAAGAGCAGGAGGTGAGGAAGGCAGGGTCAGGGCAGGTAAGGGAGAGTGAAGCCTGTTGGTGGTGGAAGGGAAGGGGAAGGCACAAGGGAACACTGGTTCCTATAGGGAGAGGCGGGGTACAGAGTGGGGAGACGGGGCCTTTCCTCCGAAGACACATGGGGTTCATGCAGCTGAGGGAAGTCTCTGAGAGTGGAGAAGTGGGCGGGCTGGGCGGGTGTGGACACATGGGGAACCACACACTTCCTAATCCAGCCAGGAGGTCATGGTGGAGGACATGAGGCAGCTGGCTTGGGACCGCAGGTCACTGCCCCATGCCCTTCCCCTACCCCAGAGGGTGCCGCAAGATGGCCTTGGTTAAAACCCCTCTGGGCAAGTGGATGGTGAATCCTGTAGCCTAAACATCCCTTCCCGCCCACCCCAGGGAAAGTTCCCCAAGGGCGACAAGGCTGAGGATGGCTTCCACGGCGTCTCCCCCGTGAATGCCTTCCCCCCACAGAACGACTACGGTAAGACTGCACAGTGGGTTGCTGTCAGCGCTCACAGGTTGGCTGGCGGGATGATTCTGCCTGGTGGTCGAGGCAGGAGAAGCAGCGGTGGGAAGCAGTCGGTCCCCGGGCAGTTGGTCAGGGCAGGTGTGGGGGGCGTACCCAGCCAGGGCCTGAGCCACCGCTGTGCTGCAGGGCTCTATGACCTCATGGGCAACGTATGGGAGTGGACGGCGTCACAGTACCAGGCTGCCGACCAGGACATGCGTGTCCTCCGGGGGGCGTCCTGGATCGACACAGCCGACGGCTCTGCCAACCACCGGGCACGTGTCACCACCAGGTGAGGGGCTGGGTCCTGGCCTCCTGGAGCACAGGTGGCACTGGAGCTGCTGTGGGCGCTGCTTCCACCCCTCTCTCTCCACTGAGGGGTGTGGGTCCAGAAGAGAAGGCAAGCCAAGCTCACCAGGTAAAGCCAGGAGCCCGGTGCCTTTTCCTGCCAGCTCTCAGCACGGAGGGAGACTATGTCTGACGTCTTAATTATATGGGTTTCTCTTGTCTTCATAGCTAGGCATGCAGagggaggggactggaatggCCACATCCATAGGTCATGGCGAGGGATCATTGAAATATTAACTTTTCTAACGAGGGCAtgtaaaaaaaacattttctgccACCATTTTGTTTTACAATCAAGGAAAAATAGTCTCAGGGAGGTTCTGGGACCTGCTCATTTCATATGGATGATTAGTGATGGTCAGTGCTGGCCCCTGAATGGTAGAGTTCCCAGCTCCCAAGTTGCCTTCTAGGACTTTCTGCTTTGTCTGTAGATTTATTTTGATTAATCTCCCTGCAGCTCCTCCTGCTCCTGGGTTCCTTAAGGATGGTAGAGAGGCCATGTGGATTATcctcacctttttcttttttttttttaacgtttatttacttgtttggctGCATTGCATCaggcaggatctttcattgtgactcacaaactctctagttgtggcacctgggctcagtagttgcagtgcacattTACTTGCCCcgaggaatgtgggatcttcattccccgaccaggaatcgaaccccattccctgcattgcaaggcggatttttaaccactgggccaccagagaagtctttcCCCTTTAACCTTAGGACAAAGGAGTGGAGAAAGTATTGGTCTGGGGACCAGGAAATTGGGTTCGCTGCTGATTCCGCTGAAGCAGTAGTTGGCCTTGGGCAAGACATGTAAATCTTCCTGGTATCTGATTCTGGGGTCTGTGAGATGGTGAACAAAATCTACCCTCCAGAGCAGTAAGAGAAATAGCAAATGCGGGAATCCACGTGAAAGTTCTTTGAAAAGTGTGAGTACTGATTGACACTGTGATGTTCTCACTTGTTGCCAACAGGTTCTTTTTGGCTGAGTTATTAGTCTAAACTGCCAACAGTTGGAAGTTATTAGGCACGGCCTTCCCCGCCTTCCATGCAGTCTCAGGACCACCCTCGATTCCTCCACCCTGACCCAAGGTCCCTTCttacctctccccactccccaggaATGGCATGCCCTCTAGACCTGCCCTCACGCCACTTTTCTTTCCAATCTGGGCCCTCCCCAGTCCCCAGCCCCCAAACTCCTCAGACCACAGCAGGCCCTGGGAGCTGGAGCAGGAGAGCTGGGTGAGGCCCAGGCCCCTTTCTCAGCAAATGTccattctctctccccttctctggtGGCAGGATGGGCAACACTCCGGATTCCGCCTCAGACAACCTAGGCTTCCGCTGCGCTTCCAGTGCAGGCCGACCTCCCGGAGAGCTGTGAGTGGCCATGCAGAAACCAGAAGCGTGGCACCCAGGCCACTCCCCGGCCACATTCCAAACACAGCCAGACTCCGGATGACCTCCATCCCCTTCCCCATCCTCTGTGA carries:
- the SUMF2 gene encoding sulfatase-modifying factor 2 isoform X1, whose amino-acid sequence is MGISLSSLLTVLSLFSGRWLELAGNGQTTNMVQLPGGRFQMGTNSPDGRDGEGPVREVTVKPFAIDIFPVTNKDFREFVREKKYRTEAEVFGWSFVFEDLVSDELRNKATQRMQSLLWWLPMERAFWRQPAGPGSGIREKLEFPVVHVSWNDARAYCAWRGKRLPTEEEWEFAARGGLKGQVYPWGNKFQPNRTNLWQGKFPKGDKAEDGFHGVSPVNAFPPQNDYGLYDLMGNVWEWTASQYQAADQDMRVLRGASWIDTADGSANHRARVTTRMGNTPDSASDNLGFRCASSAGRPPGEL
- the SUMF2 gene encoding sulfatase-modifying factor 2 isoform X2, producing MGISLSSLLTVLSLFSGRWLELGNGQTTNMVQLPGGRFQMGTNSPDGRDGEGPVREVTVKPFAIDIFPVTNKDFREFVREKKYRTEAEVFGWSFVFEDLVSDELRNKATQRMQSLLWWLPMERAFWRQPAGPGSGIREKLEFPVVHVSWNDARAYCAWRGKRLPTEEEWEFAARGGLKGQVYPWGNKFQPNRTNLWQGKFPKGDKAEDGFHGVSPVNAFPPQNDYGLYDLMGNVWEWTASQYQAADQDMRVLRGASWIDTADGSANHRARVTTRMGNTPDSASDNLGFRCASSAGRPPGEL